In Xiphophorus maculatus strain JP 163 A chromosome 18, X_maculatus-5.0-male, whole genome shotgun sequence, a single genomic region encodes these proteins:
- the LOC106700270 gene encoding olfactory receptor 10A3-like, whose protein sequence is MNVSQVSYFTLSAYFDIGLFKYVVFLVIMCVYMFIIGSNVLLIAVICVNRTLHEPMFLFLCSLFVNELYGSSSLFPFLLVQILSDVHSVSVPLCFLQIFCLYMYANVEFYTLAVMSYDRYLAICHPLHYSTQMQMSKVSRLVVFSWFIPLLNIIVMISLNASSGLCGNIIDKVFCVNYYVTKLLCSGATASNVYGLVYTCSVLPSLAALILYTYVKILKVCFSGSKQTRQKAISTCMPHLASVLNFFFCSFFEILQSRFDLSRLPAVLRIVLSLYFVTCQPFFNPLVYGLKLGKIRLACKALFFHRRKPA, encoded by the coding sequence ATGAACGTTTCGCAGGTTTCATATTTCACTCTGAGCGCCTACTTTGACATCGGCCTGTTTAAGTACGTCGTTTTCCTGGTTATCATGTGTGTTTATATGTTCATTATCGGCTCCAACGTCCTGCTGATCGCGGTGATCTGTGTGAACCGGACCTTACATGAACCCATGttcctgttcctctgcagcctgTTTGTGAACGAACTGTACGGCAGCTCATCATTGTTTCCCTTCCTGCTGGTCCAGATCCTCTCGGACGTTCACTCCGTTTCTGTTCCTCTCTGCTTCCTGCAGATCTTCTGTCTCTACATGTACGCGAACGTTGAGTTTTATACCCTAGCCGTCATGTCTTATGACCGATATCTGGCCATCTGCCACCCTCTGCACTACAGCACACAGATGCAGATGAGCAAAGTCAGCAGGCTGGTTGTGTTTTCTTGGTTCATTCCTCTGCTGAACATAATTGTGATGATTTCACTGAACGCGTCCTCTGGGTTGTGTGGAAACATAATCGATAAAGTTTTCTGTGTTAATTATTATGTGACAAAGTTGCTGTGCAGCGGCGCGACGGCCAGTAACGTCTACGGACTGGTCTACACCTGCTCTGTGCTGCCCAGCCTCGCCGCGCTCATCCTCTACACCTACGTGAAGATcctgaaagtttgtttttctggatcCAAACAGACGCGTCAGAAAGCGATCAGCACCTGCATGCCTCACCTGGCGTCAGTCCTcaacttcttcttttgttctttctttgagATTCTGCAGAGTAGGTTTGACTTGAGCAGACTCCCTGCTGTCCTGCGTATTGTTTTATCTCTGTACTTTGTCACCTGTCAGCCATTTTTTAACCCGCTTGTTTACGGGTTAAAACTGGGGAAAATACGCCTGGCTTGTAAAGCTCTCTTCTTTCATCGTAGAAAACCTGCTTAA
- the LOC111612074 gene encoding putative gustatory receptor clone PTE03 → MLNSTSPAVVHFILGAYVDVGRWRYLCFLITAVLYLIIVAVNVLLIAVICVNRTLQEPMFLLLCSLLVNELYGSSGLFPFLLVQILSDVHIVSAPLCFLQIFCLYSYVNTEFCNLAVMSYDRYVAICCPLQYHAVMTQHKVAVVIILTWLYSFVKFLITLLLTVRLTLCGNVLNSTFCRNYLVVNLACSDTSVNNIYGLFGTVITVLVPLLPILYSYTKILRVVLSGSKQTRQKAFNTCVPHLASLLNFSFGCLFESLQSRFDMVSIPDGLQIVMSLYFVILQSLLNPIMYGMNLTKIRNACKQLFCNSLAGDKLLA, encoded by the coding sequence ATGCTGAACTCCACTTCTCCAGCTGTGGTTCATTTCATTCTTGGAGCGTATGTGGACGTTGGAAGATGGCGGTACTTGTGCTTCCTGATAACTGCGGTGTTATACTTGATAATTGTTGCAGTCAACGTCCTGCTGATCGCGGTGATCTGTGTGAACCGGACCTTACAGGAACCCATGTTCCTGCTCCTCTGCAGCCTGCTGGTGAACGAACTGTACGGCAGCTCAGGCTTGTTTCCCTTCCTGCTGGTCCAGATCCTCTCTGACGTTCACATTGTTTCAGCTCCGCTCTGCTTCCTGCAGATCTTCTGTCTTTACTCTTATGTAAATACAGAGTTTTGTAATTTAGCCGTCATGTCTTATGACCGATACGTCGCCATCTGCTGTCCTCTCCAGTATCACGCCGTAATGACGCAGCATAAAGTAGCAGTTGTGATTATTCTGACCTGGCTGTACTCCTTTGTGAAGTTTCTCATCACTTTATTGCTGACCGTCCGTCTGACTCTGTGTGGAAACGTGCTGAACAGCACGTTTTGCCGTAACTACCTGGTTGTGAACTTGGCGTGCTCTGACACCAGCGTGAACAACATTTACGGACTGTTTGGTACTGTAATCACAGTTCTGGTCCCGCTGCTGCCCATCCTTTATTCCTACACTAAAATCCTCAGAGTGGTTCTGTCTGGCTCCAAACAGACGAGGCAGAAAGCCTTCAACACCTGCGTGCCTCACCTAGCCTCACTCCTCAACTTCTCCTTCGGCTGTTTGTTTGAAAGCCTTCAGAGCAGATTCGATATGGTCTCCATACCCGACGGGCTGCAGATCGTCATGTCTCTGTACTTTGTGATTCTTCAGTCTCTTCTCAATCCCATCATGTACGGAATGAACctgacaaaaataagaaacGCATGTAAACAGCTGTTCTGTAATAGTTTAGCTGGTGATAAACTACTTGCATAA